Proteins encoded together in one Yersinia mollaretii ATCC 43969 window:
- a CDS encoding MIP/aquaporin family protein — protein MSQTASSTLKGQCIAEFLGTGLLIFFGVGCVAALKLAGASFGQWEISIIWGLGVAMAIYLTAAISGAHLNPAVTIALWLFACFDRRKVIPYIVAQVAGAFCAAALVYGLYYNLFVDFEQTHQMVRGSAESLNLAGIFSTYPNPHISVFQAFLVETVITAILMCLILALTDDGNGIPRGPLAPLLIGILIAVIGASMGPLTGFALNPARDFGPKAFAYLAGWGEIAFTGGRDIPYFLVPIFGPIVGALLGAFGYRALIGRHLPCDVCAADEDENTVTATERKA, from the coding sequence ATGAGCCAAACCGCTAGTTCGACCTTGAAGGGCCAGTGTATCGCAGAGTTCCTCGGTACCGGTCTGCTAATCTTTTTTGGTGTGGGTTGTGTTGCTGCGTTGAAGTTGGCCGGCGCCAGTTTCGGGCAATGGGAAATTAGTATCATTTGGGGCTTGGGTGTTGCCATGGCCATCTACTTAACAGCAGCAATCTCAGGTGCACACCTTAATCCGGCAGTCACCATCGCATTGTGGTTATTCGCTTGCTTTGATCGCCGTAAAGTTATCCCTTACATTGTGGCGCAGGTTGCGGGCGCATTTTGTGCTGCGGCATTAGTGTACGGCCTGTACTACAACCTGTTCGTCGATTTTGAGCAAACTCATCAAATGGTTCGCGGCAGTGCCGAGAGCCTAAATTTGGCGGGTATCTTCTCTACCTATCCAAATCCGCATATCTCTGTTTTCCAAGCTTTCTTGGTTGAAACAGTAATTACTGCCATTCTGATGTGCCTGATTTTGGCACTGACTGATGATGGTAACGGTATTCCACGTGGTCCGCTGGCTCCTCTGCTGATTGGTATTCTGATCGCCGTTATCGGTGCATCAATGGGGCCATTGACCGGCTTCGCATTAAACCCAGCACGTGACTTTGGTCCAAAAGCATTTGCTTATCTGGCTGGCTGGGGTGAAATCGCCTTCACTGGCGGACGTGATATTCCTTACTTCTTGGTGCCAATCTTCGGGCCAATTGTCGGCGCATTGCTCGGTGCATTTGGTTATCGTGCGCTGATTGGCCGCCACTTGCCATGTGATGTGTGTGCCGCCGATGAAGACGAAAACACGGTCACGGCCACAGAACGTAAAGCATAA
- the zapB gene encoding cell division protein ZapB, which translates to MSFEVFEKLEVKVQQAIDTITLLQMEIEELKEKNNTLSQEVQDVAGGREALVRENEQLKQEQHVWQDRLRALLGKMEEV; encoded by the coding sequence ATGTCATTTGAAGTATTTGAGAAATTGGAAGTTAAAGTTCAGCAGGCGATTGATACCATCACTTTGTTACAGATGGAAATTGAAGAGCTGAAAGAGAAAAATAACACCCTGTCCCAAGAAGTTCAGGATGTAGCGGGTGGCCGTGAAGCCTTAGTGCGTGAAAATGAGCAACTAAAGCAAGAGCAACACGTCTGGCAGGATCGTCTGCGGGCACTGTTGGGAAAGATGGAAGAAGTCTAA
- the rraA gene encoding ribonuclease E activity regulator RraA codes for MKYDTSDLCDIYHEEVNVVEPLFSNFGGRTSFGGKITTVKCFEDNGLLFDLLEENGLGRVLVVDGGGSVRRALINAELADLALKNEWEGIVVYGAVRQVDELAELDIGIQAMAAIPVGAADEGIGESDIRVNFGGVTFFSGDHLYADNTGIILSEEPLDIE; via the coding sequence ATGAAATATGATACTTCCGATCTCTGCGATATCTATCATGAAGAGGTAAATGTGGTAGAACCCCTGTTCTCCAATTTTGGCGGACGTACTTCATTTGGTGGCAAGATTACTACTGTAAAATGTTTCGAAGATAACGGCTTGTTGTTTGACCTGCTTGAAGAAAATGGTCTGGGCCGCGTTTTGGTCGTCGATGGTGGTGGCTCTGTGCGCCGTGCATTAATCAATGCTGAACTTGCTGATTTGGCGCTGAAAAACGAGTGGGAAGGGATTGTTGTTTACGGTGCCGTCCGTCAGGTTGATGAACTGGCTGAGTTGGATATCGGGATTCAGGCGATGGCTGCTATCCCTGTTGGAGCTGCCGATGAGGGCATTGGCGAGAGTGATATCCGCGTTAATTTTGGCGGCGTAACCTTCTTCTCCGGTGACCATTTGTACGCTGACAACACAGGTATCATTCTGTCAGAAGAACCCTTGGATATTGAATAA
- a CDS encoding 1,4-dihydroxy-2-naphthoate polyprenyltransferase: MSLSTNTSQTQAWLESLRPRTLPLAFASIVTGSALAVWLDSFKPAVALLALLTAGLLQILSNLANDYGDAIKGSDTEERIGPLRGMQKGMITRHQMKVALIITVTLTVVSGISLIAIACEKPSDVLGFLLLGLMAIVAAITYTVGNKPYGYMGLGDISVLVFFGWLSVAGTYYLQAGHFDSIVMLPATACGLLATAVLNINNLRDIENDRANGKNTLAVRLGPVVARYYHVLLIAAAIFCLALFSFLNLHSWAGWIFILAVPLLAKHALFVLRDPTAAGMRPMLEHMVKAALLTNILFAVGLVLS; the protein is encoded by the coding sequence ATGAGCCTATCAACTAACACCAGCCAAACTCAGGCTTGGCTGGAAAGCCTACGGCCACGAACCCTACCTCTGGCTTTTGCCTCTATCGTCACTGGCTCAGCATTGGCTGTCTGGCTCGATAGTTTTAAACCCGCCGTCGCTTTACTCGCCTTATTGACGGCTGGCCTGCTGCAAATTCTCTCCAATCTGGCCAATGATTACGGCGATGCTATTAAGGGCAGTGATACTGAAGAGCGTATCGGGCCGTTGCGCGGCATGCAAAAAGGGATGATTACTCGCCATCAGATGAAAGTTGCGCTGATTATCACCGTGACCCTGACGGTCGTTTCCGGTATCTCACTTATCGCCATCGCCTGTGAAAAACCCAGTGACGTTTTAGGCTTCCTGCTGCTCGGCCTGATGGCTATTGTGGCCGCCATTACCTACACCGTGGGTAATAAACCCTATGGTTATATGGGGTTGGGCGATATATCCGTGTTGGTATTCTTTGGCTGGCTGAGTGTCGCCGGGACTTATTACCTTCAGGCTGGGCACTTTGATAGCATTGTCATGCTGCCTGCCACGGCCTGTGGTTTACTGGCTACCGCTGTTTTGAATATTAATAATTTGCGTGATATTGAAAATGACAGAGCAAATGGCAAAAACACACTGGCAGTGCGACTCGGCCCAGTGGTTGCGCGTTACTATCATGTGCTGCTGATTGCTGCTGCTATCTTCTGTCTGGCGCTATTTAGCTTTTTGAATCTGCATAGTTGGGCTGGATGGATCTTTATTTTGGCTGTCCCACTGTTGGCTAAACATGCCCTGTTTGTCCTGCGCGACCCAACGGCGGCGGGCATGCGCCCGATGCTTGAACATATGGTAAAAGCCGCGCTGCTGACCAATATCCTGTTTGCCGTCGGCTTGGTATTGAGTTAA
- the hslU gene encoding HslU--HslV peptidase ATPase subunit, whose protein sequence is MSEMTPREIVSELDSYIIGQDKAKRAVAIALRNRWRRMQLNEELRHEVTPKNILMIGPTGVGKTEIARRLAKLANAPFIKVEATKFTEVGYVGKEVDSIIRDLTDAAVKMVRHQSIEKMRYRAEELAEERILDVLIPPAKNNWGQPDETQEPSATRQAFRKKLREGQLDDKEIEIDLAASPMGVEIMAPPGMEEMTNQLQSMFQNIAGQKQKPRKIKIKDAFKLLIEEEGAKLVNPEELKQQAIDAVEQHGIVFIDEIDKICKRGQTSGPDVSREGVQRDLLPLVEGCTVSTKHGMVKTDHILFIASGAFQVSSPSDLIPELQGRLPIRVELQALTTDDFERILTEPSASLTEQYKALMATEGVTVEFTREGIRKIAEAAWQVNERTENIGARRLHTVLERLMEDISYDASESHGQSITIDAAYVGKHLDELVADEDLSRFIL, encoded by the coding sequence ATGTCTGAAATGACCCCACGCGAAATCGTCAGCGAACTTGATAGCTATATTATCGGCCAAGATAAAGCTAAACGTGCAGTGGCCATTGCTCTGCGCAATCGCTGGCGTCGGATGCAGCTCAACGAAGAGTTGCGCCACGAAGTTACTCCTAAAAATATTTTGATGATCGGCCCAACCGGTGTGGGTAAAACTGAAATTGCCCGCCGCTTGGCAAAACTGGCTAATGCGCCATTCATCAAAGTTGAAGCCACGAAATTCACCGAAGTTGGCTATGTTGGTAAAGAAGTGGACTCAATTATCCGCGATCTGACTGATGCTGCCGTTAAAATGGTTCGCCATCAATCCATTGAGAAAATGCGTTATCGGGCGGAAGAGTTAGCTGAAGAGCGCATTCTGGACGTGCTCATCCCGCCAGCCAAAAATAACTGGGGTCAGCCGGATGAAACACAAGAGCCATCTGCCACCCGTCAGGCTTTCCGCAAAAAATTGCGTGAAGGTCAGTTAGATGACAAAGAGATTGAGATCGATCTGGCTGCCTCGCCGATGGGGGTTGAAATTATGGCTCCTCCGGGCATGGAAGAGATGACCAACCAGTTGCAATCGATGTTCCAGAACATTGCAGGTCAGAAACAAAAACCGCGCAAAATCAAAATCAAAGATGCATTCAAACTGCTGATTGAGGAAGAGGGCGCGAAGCTGGTTAACCCAGAAGAACTGAAGCAGCAGGCGATTGATGCGGTGGAGCAACACGGGATCGTGTTCATCGATGAAATCGATAAAATCTGTAAACGCGGCCAGACCTCTGGCCCAGATGTTTCCCGTGAAGGGGTGCAGCGTGATTTGCTGCCATTGGTTGAAGGTTGCACGGTTTCCACCAAACACGGCATGGTAAAAACTGACCATATTCTGTTTATTGCTTCCGGCGCATTTCAGGTCTCCAGCCCGTCAGACCTTATTCCGGAATTGCAAGGTCGCTTACCTATCCGCGTAGAGTTGCAGGCGCTGACTACGGATGATTTCGAGCGTATTCTGACGGAGCCGAGTGCCTCGTTAACCGAGCAGTACAAGGCGCTGATGGCGACCGAAGGTGTGACTGTTGAGTTTACCCGCGAAGGTATCCGCAAAATCGCTGAAGCGGCATGGCAGGTGAATGAACGCACCGAAAATATCGGCGCACGTCGTTTGCATACCGTGCTGGAGCGCCTGATGGAGGATATCTCCTATGACGCCAGCGAAAGTCATGGTCAATCCATCACCATTGACGCGGCCTATGTCGGTAAGCATTTGGATGAACTGGTTGCAGATGAAGATCTGAGCCGTTTTATCCTATAA
- the hslV gene encoding ATP-dependent protease subunit HslV yields the protein MTTIVSVRRNGHVVIGGDGQVTLGNTVMKGNAKKVRRLYNNQVIAGFAGGTADAFTLFELFERKLEMHQGHLTKAAVELAKDWRTDRMLRKLEALLAVADETASLIITGNGDVVQPEDDLIAIGSGGPYAQSAARALLDNTELGARDIVEKSLSIAGDICIYTNRFQTIEELTYKA from the coding sequence GTGACAACAATTGTAAGTGTTCGCCGTAATGGTCATGTTGTTATCGGTGGTGATGGTCAGGTCACTCTGGGCAACACCGTCATGAAAGGCAATGCGAAAAAAGTTCGCCGCCTTTATAACAATCAAGTCATTGCTGGTTTTGCAGGGGGGACCGCTGATGCCTTTACGCTGTTTGAACTGTTTGAGCGTAAACTGGAGATGCACCAAGGCCATCTGACGAAAGCGGCAGTTGAGTTAGCCAAAGATTGGCGCACAGACCGCATGCTGCGCAAGCTCGAGGCGCTGCTGGCTGTTGCTGATGAAACCGCCTCACTCATCATTACCGGTAATGGCGATGTTGTTCAGCCTGAAGATGACCTGATTGCTATCGGCTCCGGTGGGCCTTACGCTCAGTCTGCCGCGCGTGCACTGCTGGACAATACCGAGTTAGGTGCGCGGGATATCGTTGAGAAATCACTGAGCATTGCGGGGGATATTTGTATCTATACCAACCGCTTCCAAACCATTGAAGAATTAACGTACAAAGCGTAA
- the ftsN gene encoding cell division protein FtsN, whose protein sequence is MAQRDYVSRGRSGARRKSPSRKKRSAPAISKTVVALAVALLVVFVGGLYFITHNKPGDLPLLPSHDPRTGNGLPPKPEERWRYIKELENRQIGVPTPTEPSAGGEVNSKTQLTNEQRQLLEQMQADMRQQPTQLSEVPYNQGISVPRSAVTITPPPANMQPPRQATAPIPAQTPIQSQTQIQSQTQIAPQVSTLPRTQPAAPAVTPPKPEKEKEKAQRWMVQCGSFKAVDQAESIRAQLAFGGIESRITAGGGWNRVVLGPYSTKAAADKTLQRLKDAGQSGCIPLAVGG, encoded by the coding sequence GTGGCACAAAGAGATTATGTAAGCCGAGGGCGCTCAGGAGCGCGGCGCAAAAGCCCCAGCCGGAAAAAACGTAGTGCTCCAGCAATATCTAAAACCGTGGTGGCACTGGCCGTCGCGCTATTAGTGGTATTTGTTGGTGGCCTCTATTTCATCACCCATAACAAACCGGGTGACCTTCCGTTACTGCCCAGCCATGACCCTCGAACTGGCAATGGCTTACCCCCAAAACCGGAAGAGCGCTGGCGCTACATTAAAGAGCTGGAAAATCGCCAAATTGGCGTGCCGACACCGACAGAGCCTTCTGCGGGTGGCGAAGTGAATTCCAAGACTCAACTGACGAATGAGCAGCGGCAATTGCTTGAGCAGATGCAGGCGGATATGCGCCAGCAGCCGACACAGCTGTCAGAGGTGCCTTATAACCAAGGGATATCGGTGCCACGTTCTGCGGTGACTATCACTCCGCCACCGGCTAATATGCAGCCGCCGCGTCAGGCAACTGCGCCGATACCGGCACAAACGCCAATTCAGTCACAAACGCAAATTCAGTCACAAACACAAATAGCGCCGCAGGTCTCTACGCTACCGCGTACCCAACCAGCAGCACCGGCAGTGACACCGCCAAAACCGGAAAAAGAGAAAGAAAAAGCGCAACGTTGGATGGTGCAATGTGGCTCATTCAAAGCCGTCGATCAGGCTGAATCTATCCGCGCCCAACTGGCATTTGGTGGTATTGAAAGCCGCATTACCGCAGGTGGTGGCTGGAATCGCGTGGTGCTCGGTCCTTACAGCACCAAAGCTGCGGCCGATAAAACCTTGCAGCGTTTGAAAGATGCTGGTCAATCAGGATGCATTCCCCTCGCTGTCGGGGGTTGA
- the cytR gene encoding DNA-binding transcriptional regulator CytR, translated as MEQKKEFTVATMKDVAGMAGVSTATVSRALMNPEKVSAVTRQKVEQAVLAVGYSPHALSRNIKRNESRTILVIVPDISDPFFADIIQGIEHAAAQQDYLILIGDCAQQTQQERTFVNLIITKQIDGMLLLGSNLPFDASKEEQRNLPPMVMANEFSPELELPTVHIDNLTAAYEAVNYLHELGHKRIACVAGPETLPLSHYRLQGYIQALRRNGIAVDNDYILRGDFSYEAGAETFATLMALPNPPTAIFCHNDVMAIGAMWQAKRMGLSVPQDVSLVGFDDLKLSQYCDPPLTTVAQPRYQIGQQAMLLLLEQLQGHSVQSGSRLLDTELIVRESTAAPKS; from the coding sequence TTGGAACAGAAGAAAGAATTCACAGTGGCCACCATGAAAGATGTTGCGGGAATGGCAGGTGTTTCCACTGCGACGGTGTCACGCGCATTGATGAACCCAGAAAAGGTTTCAGCAGTGACCCGACAAAAGGTGGAACAAGCTGTTCTGGCTGTGGGCTACTCTCCTCACGCTTTGTCTCGAAACATTAAACGTAATGAATCGCGCACCATCCTAGTTATCGTGCCGGATATCAGCGATCCGTTTTTTGCTGACATTATTCAGGGCATTGAGCATGCCGCAGCCCAGCAAGATTATCTGATCTTGATTGGCGACTGCGCACAACAAACTCAGCAAGAGCGCACCTTCGTCAACCTGATCATTACCAAGCAGATCGACGGCATGTTGTTGCTAGGCTCTAATCTGCCGTTTGATGCTAGCAAAGAGGAGCAGCGCAATTTGCCACCGATGGTGATGGCAAACGAATTCTCGCCTGAACTGGAATTACCCACTGTCCATATCGATAACCTGACCGCGGCCTATGAAGCAGTAAACTATCTGCATGAATTGGGGCACAAACGTATCGCTTGTGTGGCGGGGCCTGAGACGTTGCCGCTGAGTCACTATCGGCTACAGGGCTATATTCAAGCGCTACGCCGTAATGGTATTGCGGTTGATAACGACTATATTTTGCGGGGCGATTTCAGCTACGAAGCGGGTGCTGAAACCTTTGCCACGCTGATGGCGCTACCTAATCCACCCACGGCAATATTTTGTCACAATGATGTCATGGCGATAGGCGCTATGTGGCAGGCGAAGAGAATGGGGCTGAGTGTGCCGCAGGATGTCTCGTTGGTGGGGTTTGACGATCTGAAACTGTCGCAATATTGCGATCCGCCTTTAACCACGGTGGCGCAACCTCGTTATCAAATTGGTCAGCAAGCCATGTTACTATTACTTGAGCAGTTACAAGGGCATTCAGTACAAAGTGGCTCCCGCTTGTTAGACACCGAATTAATTGTCAGGGAAAGTACTGCTGCGCCTAAAAGCTAG